One genomic segment of Rhizobium gallicum bv. gallicum R602sp includes these proteins:
- a CDS encoding alpha/beta hydrolase, whose amino-acid sequence MSSLRSGGIRVTSSSSLRRLLRLSFCIALIVPAGCGGHPKGVLAPVADASPGSSRVSMLITTTRGRSERAGEMFTGERARTPAFADITVSIPPVRKVGDVAWPKRLPPNPATDFATLKAEEISQEEAKTWLNAAVKKSPDRSAFVFIHGFNNRFEDSVYRFAQIVHDSGVRSAPILVTWPSRGSLLAYGYDRESTNYTRNALEKLFQYLAADPEVKEVSILAHSMGNWLALEGLRQMAIRNGGLPPKFKNVMLAAPDVDVDVFRSQIEDMGKRQPRFTLFVSRDDRALAFSRRVWGDIPRLGSIDPEEAPYKDEMETNEVTVIDLTKVKAGDGLHHSKFAESPQVVQLIGARISEGQTLTDSRMGLGDHLIAGTTGAAAAAGNAAGLILAAPVAAVDPHTRDNYAHQVSGMAGHIGAEQKIAVNDCTWKQAAARDPACRAVQN is encoded by the coding sequence GTGAGCAGTCTTCGCAGTGGTGGCATCCGCGTCACCTCATCATCGTCGCTTCGTCGCCTTCTGCGGCTGTCGTTTTGCATCGCGCTCATCGTCCCTGCCGGATGTGGCGGGCATCCGAAGGGCGTGTTGGCGCCCGTTGCCGATGCGTCGCCCGGTTCGAGCAGGGTCAGCATGCTGATCACCACCACGCGTGGGCGCTCGGAGCGTGCCGGAGAGATGTTCACGGGCGAGCGGGCACGCACCCCAGCCTTTGCGGACATCACGGTGTCGATCCCGCCTGTCCGCAAGGTCGGCGATGTCGCCTGGCCAAAGAGGCTTCCCCCCAATCCGGCGACCGATTTCGCGACTCTCAAGGCCGAAGAGATCAGCCAAGAGGAGGCAAAGACCTGGCTCAACGCCGCGGTGAAGAAGAGTCCCGACCGCAGCGCGTTCGTCTTCATCCATGGGTTCAATAATCGCTTCGAGGATTCCGTCTACCGCTTTGCGCAGATTGTCCACGATTCAGGTGTCCGCAGCGCTCCCATTCTTGTGACCTGGCCATCGCGAGGTAGCCTGCTCGCCTATGGATATGACCGCGAAAGCACCAATTACACGCGAAACGCCCTTGAGAAATTGTTTCAGTATCTGGCTGCCGATCCTGAAGTGAAGGAGGTCTCTATCCTCGCGCACTCGATGGGCAACTGGCTGGCCCTCGAAGGGCTACGCCAAATGGCGATCCGCAATGGTGGTCTGCCACCGAAGTTCAAGAATGTGATGCTTGCTGCTCCGGACGTCGACGTGGACGTGTTTCGCTCGCAGATCGAGGACATGGGCAAGCGGCAGCCGCGCTTCACATTGTTCGTATCCCGCGATGACCGCGCGCTGGCCTTTTCGCGCAGGGTCTGGGGCGACATCCCCCGGCTGGGCTCGATCGATCCGGAGGAAGCGCCCTACAAGGACGAGATGGAAACCAATGAGGTCACCGTCATCGACCTCACCAAGGTGAAGGCGGGCGACGGTCTCCACCACAGCAAGTTCGCGGAATCCCCGCAGGTGGTCCAGCTCATCGGCGCACGCATCTCCGAGGGCCAGACGCTGACCGACAGCCGGATGGGCCTTGGGGATCACCTGATCGCCGGAACGACGGGGGCGGCGGCAGCGGCCGGCAACGCCGCAGGTTTGATCCTTGCCGCTCCGGTGGCCGCGGTTGATCCGCATACCAGAGACAACTACGCCCACCAGGTAAGCGGGATGGCTGGACACATCGGCGCAGAGCAGAAGATTGCGGTGAACGACTGCACGTGGAAGCAGGCAGCGGCACGGGATCCGGCGTGCCGCGCGGTGCAGAACTGA
- a CDS encoding sulfatase-like hydrolase/transferase, which translates to MLDALKELGIADDSIVVFASDNGPDGPGASRFGTDMPDMGTTGPYRGALGDVSEGAIRTAAVIRWPQRIRPRSSHAMFSIMDFFPTFAHVADGKAPDDRPIDGINQIDLLRGENDRGRREHLLTFVGSELVAVRWKQFRAYFVDVAPGRSGPGGATLMGGIGSGAAPMNGYPKVFNIESDPQEEHNIGEMYNWVLGPLLKVVGEYKATLERSPNPPAANMTKF; encoded by the coding sequence ATGCTTGATGCGTTGAAGGAGCTTGGGATTGCGGACGACTCCATCGTGGTCTTTGCTTCCGACAACGGACCGGACGGCCCCGGAGCGAGCCGCTTCGGCACCGACATGCCAGACATGGGGACGACCGGACCTTATCGCGGCGCGTTGGGTGACGTCAGCGAAGGCGCGATCCGCACCGCCGCCGTGATCCGCTGGCCGCAACGGATCAGGCCACGGTCCTCCCACGCGATGTTTTCGATCATGGATTTCTTCCCCACCTTCGCGCACGTGGCAGACGGCAAGGCGCCCGACGACAGGCCAATCGACGGTATCAACCAGATCGATCTGCTGCGCGGCGAGAATGATAGAGGACGGCGAGAGCATTTGCTGACCTTCGTGGGTTCCGAGTTGGTCGCCGTTCGCTGGAAACAATTCCGGGCCTATTTTGTGGACGTAGCACCTGGACGGAGCGGCCCAGGCGGCGCGACGCTGATGGGCGGTATCGGATCCGGCGCCGCACCTATGAACGGGTATCCGAAGGTGTTCAACATTGAGTCGGATCCGCAGGAAGAGCACAATATCGGCGAGATGTACAACTGGGTTCTCGGACCGCTGCTGAAGGTAGTGGGGGAATACAAGGCGACCCTCGAGCGATCACCCAACCCACCGGCGGCGAACATGACAAAGTTCTGA
- a CDS encoding (R)-mandelonitrile lyase, with protein MKNIAASIAISALAATGAEAQEERRRVAPPAVYDVAPGLGHFTDDVLFGEVWERKELAPRDRSLVTVSAIVSTGKTAQIGAHVGRALDNGVKPEEIGELVTHLAFYSGWPNAISAVEETKKVFDERKIAPLQNIAAPRVELEAAAEAARRQTLNTSVAPTSAALADLTNRVLFGDLWQRPELSARDRSLVTMSALIAVGQPEQLPFHANRAMDNGLNQAEVSEVLSHVAFYAGWPRAMSAVPVLKQVFESRKGTQVTAPQADLKITPAGSGAASAPEQFFTGKVGISGLYQADEPARVGGATVSFSAGARTAWHTHPLGQTLFIVRGRGWVQKEGEPIQQVNPGDVVWIPPQVRHWHGASSGEPMTHFAVAEALDGSSVTWMEKVSEGDYSKGTVR; from the coding sequence ATGAAGAACATCGCTGCGTCCATAGCGATCTCTGCGCTCGCTGCTACGGGAGCGGAGGCTCAGGAAGAACGCCGCCGTGTTGCTCCGCCGGCCGTCTACGATGTCGCGCCCGGCCTCGGCCACTTCACCGACGATGTCCTGTTCGGTGAAGTCTGGGAACGGAAGGAGCTCGCACCTCGTGACCGCAGCCTGGTCACGGTCTCGGCGATCGTATCGACGGGCAAGACGGCGCAGATCGGCGCGCATGTCGGTCGCGCGCTGGATAACGGCGTGAAGCCGGAAGAGATCGGAGAGCTGGTAACGCATCTCGCCTTCTACTCCGGCTGGCCGAACGCGATCTCCGCTGTCGAGGAAACGAAAAAGGTCTTCGATGAGCGGAAGATCGCGCCGCTTCAGAACATCGCCGCGCCGCGCGTCGAACTTGAGGCAGCCGCCGAGGCTGCTCGCAGACAGACCCTCAACACGTCGGTCGCACCGACCTCGGCGGCGCTTGCCGACCTGACCAACCGTGTCCTGTTCGGCGATCTGTGGCAGCGCCCGGAACTCTCGGCACGCGACCGCAGCCTGGTGACGATGTCGGCATTGATCGCCGTCGGTCAGCCCGAGCAACTGCCATTCCACGCCAACCGCGCCATGGACAACGGCCTGAACCAGGCAGAGGTGTCCGAAGTTCTGAGCCATGTCGCCTTCTACGCGGGCTGGCCGAGAGCAATGTCAGCCGTACCCGTTCTCAAGCAGGTGTTCGAAAGCAGGAAGGGAACCCAGGTGACCGCTCCCCAGGCAGACCTCAAGATCACTCCGGCGGGAAGCGGGGCGGCTTCGGCTCCCGAGCAGTTTTTTACAGGGAAGGTTGGGATCTCCGGCCTTTACCAGGCTGACGAGCCTGCGCGCGTCGGAGGCGCAACAGTGTCCTTCTCGGCGGGTGCGCGTACGGCATGGCATACCCATCCGCTTGGTCAGACGCTGTTCATCGTACGTGGCCGTGGCTGGGTGCAGAAGGAAGGAGAACCGATCCAGCAAGTTAATCCGGGCGATGTCGTCTGGATACCTCCGCAGGTCCGTCACTGGCACGGAGCATCGAGCGGTGAGCCGATGACGCACTTCGCCGTGGCAGAAGCATTGGACGGAAGCTCGGTGACGTGGATGGAGAAGGTCTCGGAGGGAGACTACAGCAAGGGCACCGTACGCTGA
- a CDS encoding tetratricopeptide repeat protein: MLVFAAPIVAAETAPSSTADPRISIHTGFVDEKTCTSCHGDQSAAFAKSNHSKAMALADERTVRGNFDNVRYDHDGIVTIFSRRDGRFFVRTQGPDGKQGEFEVKYTFAYEPLQQYLVDLGGGRLQALDIAWDTDKREWFWLGEGKPAKPGSTYHWTGPFYRWNRTCIDCHSTDPRSNFQPETSDYRSTYVATSIGCQSCHGAGAKHVEWAEARSKGASIPVGPGLGLPQVDANTCVGCHSRRIKLSDGYAAGKPFLDHFSPALLRPDLYFPDGQILDEVFEYGSFQQSKMARAGVTCLDCHRQHEATLKADGNALCTQCHTKTASERFARNDPSGMFDTPAHTHHPAGSSGAQCANCHMPERPYMKVDPRRDHSFVIPRPDLSVAYGTPNACTTCHEHKTNAWAAENMDKWYGTAWRARPTNAHAFAAAARGDPASIGALRKLVVDKEQAGIVRGSAIAQMSRIGGADVVADVKAAAGDFDPLVRLGAAEAAGSLPPELRLEAIGNLLGDATRAVRVAAATALGSTPSLDLLGNQRKSFDAAVEDLRAYVEANADVAEAQNNYGTFLFGQRLAGDAEKAFRQAIVLDPALAGPHINLAELYRATGQNDKSERAYAEAIAISPDHAGLRYGHALSLVREKAMPEAMRELDEAIRLDPGNTRYKTTLAIALDSLGRTQEALDLLGRAVAGGELDAELLGSAVRYGLKLRRFPETLEYAEALARLRPDDPQVAELVRQLREVTGAK, translated from the coding sequence CTGCTTGTGTTTGCCGCACCGATTGTTGCCGCCGAGACGGCTCCGTCGTCGACTGCCGATCCTCGAATCTCCATCCACACCGGATTCGTGGACGAGAAGACGTGTACATCCTGTCATGGCGACCAGTCAGCCGCCTTCGCCAAATCCAACCATTCAAAAGCGATGGCACTCGCCGATGAGAGGACGGTGCGGGGCAATTTCGACAATGTCCGGTACGATCACGACGGCATCGTCACGATCTTTTCCCGCCGCGACGGCCGCTTTTTCGTCAGGACCCAGGGGCCGGACGGCAAGCAGGGGGAATTCGAGGTCAAATACACCTTCGCCTATGAGCCTTTGCAGCAGTATCTGGTCGATCTGGGCGGCGGCAGGCTGCAGGCTCTCGACATTGCCTGGGATACCGACAAGCGGGAATGGTTCTGGCTTGGCGAAGGCAAGCCAGCAAAGCCGGGCTCGACATATCATTGGACAGGTCCGTTCTACCGGTGGAACCGCACCTGCATCGACTGTCATTCCACCGATCCCCGGAGCAATTTTCAGCCGGAGACGAGCGACTATCGATCAACCTATGTCGCGACCAGCATCGGCTGCCAGTCCTGTCACGGCGCTGGTGCCAAGCATGTCGAATGGGCCGAGGCGAGGTCGAAAGGTGCTTCAATACCCGTCGGTCCGGGTCTGGGGTTACCGCAGGTCGACGCGAACACCTGCGTCGGTTGCCACTCCAGGCGGATCAAGCTTAGCGACGGCTATGCTGCTGGGAAGCCTTTTCTTGATCATTTTTCGCCGGCGTTGCTCCGCCCGGACCTCTACTTTCCGGACGGGCAGATTCTCGACGAGGTTTTCGAGTATGGCTCCTTCCAGCAGAGCAAGATGGCAAGAGCGGGCGTCACCTGCCTTGATTGCCACAGGCAGCACGAGGCAACGTTGAAGGCGGATGGCAATGCCTTGTGCACTCAATGCCACACGAAAACCGCGTCCGAGCGGTTTGCCAGGAATGACCCGAGCGGCATGTTCGATACCCCGGCCCACACTCACCACCCGGCCGGTTCGAGCGGCGCGCAGTGCGCCAACTGTCACATGCCGGAGCGTCCCTATATGAAGGTCGATCCGCGGCGCGACCACTCCTTCGTGATCCCGCGCCCCGATCTCTCCGTCGCTTACGGAACGCCGAATGCCTGTACGACGTGTCATGAGCACAAAACCAATGCCTGGGCGGCGGAGAACATGGACAAGTGGTACGGGACCGCCTGGCGTGCGCGCCCAACGAACGCGCACGCCTTCGCCGCAGCCGCAAGAGGCGATCCGGCTTCGATCGGGGCTCTGCGCAAGCTTGTGGTGGACAAAGAACAGGCTGGCATCGTCAGAGGCAGCGCGATCGCGCAGATGAGCCGCATTGGCGGAGCCGACGTCGTCGCTGACGTAAAAGCGGCCGCGGGGGACTTCGATCCTTTGGTCAGGCTAGGCGCCGCAGAAGCGGCCGGCAGCTTGCCGCCCGAGCTCAGATTGGAGGCTATCGGCAATCTGCTCGGCGATGCAACCCGCGCGGTGCGCGTGGCTGCAGCGACGGCACTCGGCAGCACGCCGTCGTTGGACCTCCTTGGCAATCAACGGAAGAGCTTCGACGCCGCCGTCGAAGACCTGCGTGCCTATGTCGAGGCCAACGCCGACGTCGCCGAGGCACAGAACAACTACGGAACCTTCCTGTTCGGCCAGCGGCTCGCCGGAGACGCGGAAAAAGCGTTCCGACAGGCGATCGTGCTCGACCCGGCGCTTGCGGGTCCACATATCAACCTTGCCGAACTCTACCGCGCTACGGGCCAAAACGACAAATCGGAACGCGCCTACGCCGAAGCCATCGCGATCTCTCCCGATCACGCGGGTCTGCGCTACGGACATGCGCTGTCGCTCGTTCGCGAGAAAGCAATGCCAGAGGCGATGCGGGAACTCGATGAAGCCATACGGCTGGATCCGGGAAATACCCGCTACAAGACGACGCTTGCCATCGCACTCGACTCGCTCGGCCGGACGCAGGAGGCACTCGACCTGCTCGGTCGCGCAGTTGCGGGCGGAGAGCTCGACGCCGAGCTGCTCGGATCTGCGGTCAGGTACGGACTGAAGCTCAGACGCTTTCCGGAGACACTGGAATATGCCGAGGCGCTGGCCCGCCTGCGGCCGGACGATCCACAGGTTGCGGAGCTGGTCAGACAATTGCGGGAAGTAACCGGTGCAAAATGA